A window from Purpureocillium takamizusanense chromosome 3, complete sequence encodes these proteins:
- a CDS encoding Ubiquitinyl hydrolase 1 (MEROPS:MER0001877~BUSCO:EOG09261I8J~COG:O~EggNog:ENOG503NWIY) — translation MATRPATPASPKNARVKSPSVGTPMFGCEHVQLLLSQGQEVMNSSIAHYKMILRGIFDATPIVPQTSTNHEGRPVTSLTSNFLCLQCPTTVTEEDRLKHGTKKQHRFYVDSRSGSLYCQICDDLVWDPTLEELRVRKIGTGSFSGRKRKHDELFTDSIKDDPRLIATNTTTASCRANGLRGIYNAGATCYQNVVLQSFLHNPLLRNFYLSDGHQSNDCNVPHCLSCAMDDMFQDFYALENTNGYTAANILSGFWISEKKAFENLVTTKEQDAHEFFQFLAEELHERNGDGKRPEIGSEHSCNCIVHQTFYGKMQTTTTCQNCKGSTNAVQSFLDLSVGLDSLTQRRIKKTGQKTPFLTLTDCLDEEYVKCDKCEYRCHSCASSQQARRYTSIKRLPNVLSIQLKRFEYKQGRHDRAASKIDSVVQFPLQLNMLPYTARVRGRDSRENLELERSCTYDLLSVVVHVGEIETGHYVSYCRVGDQWFKFNDHKVELASISDVLGAQAYLLFYIIRSLA, via the exons atggccacaCGCCCTGCGACCCCGGCATCCCCCAAAAATGCAAGAGTCAAGTCCCCCTCCGTAGGGACGCCCATGTTTGGGTGTG AGCATGTGCAGTTGTTGTTATCTCAGGGACAAGAAGTCATGAACAGCTCAATCGCCCACTACAAGATGATTCTGCGAGGCATCTTCGATGCGACCCCGATTGTACCCCAGACCTCCACCAACCACGAGGGCCGCCCGGTCACCTCCCTCACCTCCAACTTCCTCTGCTTGCAATGCCCCACGACCGTAACTGAGGAGGACCGCTTAAAACATGGTACCAAAAAACAGCATCGCTTCT ATGTCGACTCTCGCAGTGGTTCTCTCTATTGTCAAATATGCGATGACCTAGTGTGGGATCCGACCCTAGAAGAACTTCGTGTTCGCAAGATAGGGACTGGCTCGTTTTCAG gccggAAGAGGAAACACGACGAGCTTTTCACAGACTCTATCAAGGACGATCCTCGATTGATCGCGACGAACACAACCACGGCCTCGTGTCGGGCAAACGGACTGCGTGGCATCTACAACGCCGGGGCGACGTGTTATCAAAATGTTGTGCTCCAGAGCTTTCTCCATAACCCTTTGCTGCGCAACTTCTACCTGAGCGACGGCCACCAGAGCAACGACTGCAATGTGCCACACTGTCTGAGCTGTGCCATGGATGATATGTTTCAAGACTTCTACGCGCTGGAGAATACTAATGGTTATACTGCTGCTAACATCTTGTCCGGGTTTTGGATTtcggagaagaaggccttCGAGAACCTCGTCACTACGAAGGAGCAGGATGCGCACGAGTTCTTCCAGTTCTTGGCTGAGGAGTTACACGAACGCAACGGTGACGGAAAACGACCCGAAATTGGCAGTGAGCATAGCTGCAATTGCATTGTTCACCAGACATTTTACGGCAAGATGCAAACAACAACGACATGCCAGAATTGCAAGGGCAGTACGAATGCTGTGCAGTCATTCTTGGACCTGAGTGTTGGGCTAGACAGCCTGACTCAGAGGCGTATCAAGAAAACCGGGCAGAAGACGCCATTCTTGACTCTAACGGATTGCCTGGACGAAGAGTACGTCAAATGCGACAAGTGCGAGTATCGCTGCCACAGCTGCGCCTCTTCGCAGCAAGCTAGGAGGTACACGAGCATCAAGCGCTTACCGAATGTCCTGTCGATACAACTCAAG CGTTTCGAGTACAAGCAAGGCAGACATGACCGGGCTGCGTCTAAGATAGACAGTGTTGTTCAATTCCCTCTACAGCTCAACATGCTACCGTACACGGCTCGTGTTCGGGGTCGCGACAGCCGCGAAAATttggagctggagcgctCCTGCACATACGATTTGCTGAGCGTCGTTGTGCACGTTGGCGAGATCGAAACGGGGCATTACGTCTCATATTGCCGCGTTGGCGACCAG TGGTTCAAGTTCAACGATCACAAGGTCGAACTCGCCAGCATAtccgacgtcctcggcgcgcaggcgtATCTTCTGTTTTATATCATTCGGTCACTTGCATGA
- the RAD54 gene encoding DNA-dependent ATPase protein rad54 (EggNog:ENOG503NVQF~COG:L) — MAHQPGLSASTPAATAKAVQVGRRVQTPESISRLHRPFKCPGSASRSAAETRPSRKRKRVDYKGADCEVDADKPYTNDDRLALATRDANRFPVFQPKEKGFVFRKAFSVPFKDKEKSTWNPSRPPPTLGLRQGAVFVPKPLHDPSGEFAIVLYDPTVDDKAKSVDTGGEDKPTAVAVPSQTLDAPLVHKSLAEILGIRKKLDKDHPRVPVVLDPKLAKILRPHQVEGVKFMYRCVTGMIEEQANGCIMADEMGLGKTLQCITLMWTLLKQSPDAGKSTIQKAIVVCPASLVKNWANELTKWLGANAITPFAIDGKASKEELTRQLRQWAIASGRSVTRPVIIVSYETLRLNVEELKHTKIGLLFCDEGHRLKNGDSNTFNALNSLNVSRRVILTGTPIQNDLTEYFSLTSFANPNLLGSRLDFRKRFEIPILRGRDADASEADRKRGDECTTELLGIVNKFLIRRTNDILSKYLPVKYEHVVFCNLAPFQLDLYNYFITSPDIQALLRGKGSQPLKAINILKKLCNHPDLLNLTEDLPGSDSCFPPGYVPKESRGRDRDLRPELSGKMQVLDRMLSRIRQDTNDKIVLISNYTSTLDLFERMCRSKKYGCLRLDGTMNVNKRQKLVDRFNDPEGDEFVFLLSSKAGGCGINLIGANRLVLFDPDWNPAADQQALARVWRDGQKKDCFVYRFIATGTIEEKIFQRQSHKQSLSSCVVDSAEDVERHFSLDSLRELFQYRPDTNSDTHDTFKCKRCKPDGKQYIKAPAMLYGDTSTWNHFVNDGLGPIQDLLLRQEYGQTEVSAVFQYVSH, encoded by the exons ATGGCGCATCA ACCGGGCTTATCTGCCTCAACGCCGGCCGCTACCGCCAAGGCCGTCCAGGTAGGCAGACGTGTACAGACGCCCGAATCGATAAGCCGACTTCATCGACCATTTAAATGTCCTGGATCAGCATCTCGGAGTGCTGCAGAGACTCGACCCTCAAGAAAGCGAAAAAGGGTCGACTACAAGGGCGCCGACtgcgaggtcgacgccgacaagccATACACCAACGACGACCGATTGGCACTCGCGACGCGTGATGCCAACAGGTTCCCCGTCTTTCAGCCTAAAGAAAAGGGTTTCGTTTTTCGCAAGGCCTTCTCCGTTCCTTTCAAGGACAAAGAAAAAAGCACCTGGAATCCGAgccgccctcctccgacACTTGGACTTCGACAAGGAGCGGTGTTTGTGCCGAAGCCACTTCACGACCCCAGTGGCGAATTTGCTATTGTCCTTTACGACCCTACCGTTGATGACAAGGCCAAGTCAGTGGATACTGGTGGGGAAGACAAACCTACTGCAGTCGCCGTACCCAGCCAGACACTTGATGCACCGCTTGTGCACAAGAGCCTGGCAGAGATTCTTGGAATCAGGAAGAAGCTGGACAAGGATCACCCACGTGTCCCTGTTGTCCTTGACCCCAAGCTTGCTAAGATACTACGCCCCCATCAAGTGGAGGGTGTCAAGTTCATGTACCGATGCGTAACGGGCATGATCGAAGAGCAAGCTAATGGGTGCATCATGGCGGATGAGATGGGTTTGGGAAAGACACTTCAGTGCATTACTCTCATGTGGACTCTGCTCAAGCAATCACCAGATGCGGGCAAGTCGACCATACAAaaggccatcgtcgtctgcccGGCTAGTTTGGTCAAGAATTGGGCCAACGAACTCACAAAATGGCTCGGTGCCAACGCCATTACGCCTTTTGCAATTGATGGCAAGGCCAGCAAAGAAGAACTGACTCGCCAACTTCGCCAATGGGCGATTGCATCCGGCAGATCTGTCACGCGGCCCGTTATTATCGTCTCTTATGAAACACTGCGATTGaacgtcgaggagctcaaaCACACCAAGATTGGATTGTTATTTTGTGATGAAGGTCACCGCCTCAAAAACGGCGATAGCAACACTTTTAACGCCCTCAACAGTCTCAATGTGTCACGTCGAGTTATTCTTACAGGGACACCCATACAGAACGATTTGACGGAATATTTTTCGCTCACAAGCTTTGCGAACCCCAACCTGTTGGGGTCTCGACTCGATTTTCGCAAGCGCTTTGAGATACCCATCCTGCGAGGTCGCGATGCCGATGCGTCCGAAGCGGATCGTAAAAGGGGCGATGAATGTACCACGGAGCTACTAGGAATCGTCAACAAATTCCTCATCCGACGCACCAACGACATACTATCCAAGTACTTGCCGGTCAAGTATGAGCATGTTGTGTTTTGCAACCTCGCCCCTTTTCAGCTTGACCTGTACAATTACTTCATCACAAGCCCTGATATCCAAGCATTGCTTCGAGGCAAGGGAAGCCAACCGCTCAAAGCAATTAACATCCTCAAGAAACTATGTAACCATCCCGATCTGTTGAACCTGACGGAGGATTTGCCTGGATCGGACAGCTGCTTTCCGCCAGGATACGTGCCAAAGGAATCACGCGGCCGTGACCGCGACCTCAGACCCGAGCTGTCGGGCAAGATGCAAGTGCTTGATCGGATGCTCAGCCGCATCCGACAGGACACCAACGACAAGATCGTCCTCATCAGCAACTACACGTCGACGCTAGACCTTTTCGAACGCATGTGCCGATCCAAGAAATACGGCTGCCTTCGGCTTGACGGCACCATGAATGTGAACAAGCGCCAAAAGCTGGTTGATCGATTCAATGATCCAGAAGGCGACGAGTTTGTCTTCCTGCTAAGCAGCAAGGCGGGCGGCTGTGGCATCAACCTGATTGGGGCAAATCGGCTCGTCCTTTTCGACCCGGACTGGAACCCGGCAGCTGACCAGCAGGCTCTCGCTCGGGTCTGGCGTGATGGTCAGAAGAAGGACTGCTTCGTTTACCGCTTCATCGCCACAGGGACCATTGAAGAGAAAATCTTTCAGCGCCAGTCGCACAAGCAAAGTCTCTCCTCGTGTGTTGTTGACTCCGCTGAGGATGTGGAGCGACATTTCTCGCTCGACAGCCTTCGTGAGCTGTTTCAGTATCGGCCGGATACGAATAGTGACACACACGACACTTTCAAGTGCAAGCGATGCAAGCCAGACGGCAAACAGTACATCAAGGCACCTGCGATGCTTTACGGGGACACGAGCACCTGGAACCACTTTGTCaacgacggcctcgggccGATTCAAGATCTTTTGCTGCGACAAGAGTATGGCCAGACGGAGGTTTCTGCTGTATTCCAGTACGTGTCTCATTGA
- a CDS encoding uncharacterized protein (COG:S~EggNog:ENOG503P8X8), whose translation MTLQPERNEAAVKAQFARFYLERTTQELAEDLDKVRSADDFKADSVAFLVHALRQGVAQFSTHDQQRAVADPSKPDADRGDNS comes from the coding sequence ATGACTCTACAGCCCGAACGCAACGAAGCGGCCGTCAAGGCGCAGTTCGCACGATTTTATTTGGAACGAACCACGCaagagctggccgaggacctcgacaaAGTCAggagcgccgacgacttcAAGGCGGACTCGGTCGCGTTCCTGGTGCACGCCCTTCGGCAGGGCGTGGCGCAATTTTCCACTCACGATCAACAAAGGGCCGTTGCCGACCCATCGAAGCCCGACGCAGACCGAGGCGATAACTCATAA
- a CDS encoding uncharacterized protein (COG:S~TransMembrane:11 (n9-20c27/28o66-89i96-116o132-153i270-291o311-334i355-374o386-405i441-460o480-497i509-527o547-567i)~EggNog:ENOG503NY5G~SECRETED:SignalP(1-27~SECRETED:cutsite=AHA-TG~SECRETED:prob=0.7766)) → MSVAALLRAGASAFAMLTVLSAGKAHATGVDMNMDMGTGEAAGHEQSASQSYPPTYFAHPHYVGVIYAHIALMVIAWVFVLPIAVMLSLARSRYTVASRVLFSMTNAVGIVFSIIYNANTPDLYPNNAHHKIGWIVTSVASAQLIVGMVGHFAGPVRGRRACTSSPESSAFMPIPADLSDEEYRMSNDSGQGTEPDTESLHSNSLSTLDGVGDDNDQHLPLHARHKEYQHDDELVDDISPPSRASSWAANHAVRVISSAAWRYIDLASQIVDRIILPFGFIAFTTGIVTLGRFFEGPGVFGGLAHWVKGGVFFWLGLFTLGRWSGSFGQLGWAWNARPPPVRHQQWSQWRPSAEFVESALILFYGSTNIFLEHLGGWGGEWSAQDLEHMAITVLFIGGGLCGILVESTRIRDLLNTTVTDAPPAETSPDEERQLRIPPTTYGFSLNPIPALVILLLGFMMSSHHQSTMISTMVHKQWGNLLLGASFARGLTYVLVYLRPPKSVLPSRPPTELLASFGLIAGGIIFMASSSDTVDGMIHYDLDAMFMYTVTMGIVGILMAWELVVLAIKGWATRKERQTVPRFAYA, encoded by the exons ATGAgtgtcgcggcgctgctgagggcgggcgccagcgcctttGCCATGCTCACCGTGTTGTCGGCCGGCAAGGCGCATGCCACGGGCGTGGATATGAACATGGACATGggcacgggcgaggccgctgGCCACGAGCAATCCGCCTCTCAGTCTTACCCGCCGACGTACTTTGCCCACCCACACTATGTCGGGGTCATTTACGCTCACATCGCTCTCATGGTAATTGCATGGGTCTTTGTGCTTCCCATCG CCGTCATGCTCTCTCTCGCCAGGTCGCGGTATACAGTCGCTTCTCGGGTCTTGTTCTCGATGACGAATGCTGTCGGCATCGTCTTTTCAATCATCTACAACGCCAACACGCCAGACCTTTACCCCAACAATGCCCACCACAAGATTGGTTGGATCGTCAcgtccgtcgcctcggcACAACTCATTGTTGGCATGGTGGGCCATTTTGCCGGGCCGGtgagaggccgccgcgcctgcacgtcgtcgccagagTCTTCAGCTTTCATGCCCATTCCGGCCGACCTGTCGGATGAGGAGTATCGTATGTCCAACGACAGTGGGCAAGGAACCGAGCCCGACACCGAGTCGCTGCACAGCAATTCCCTGTCTACCCTCGAtggtgtcggcgacgacaatgatCAGCATCTTCCACTGCACGCTCGGCACAAGGAGTatcagcacgacgacgagctggtcgacgatATCTCTCCGCCCTCCCGCGCCTCTAGCTGGGCGGCCAACCATGCCGTAAGAGTCATCTCCTCGGCTGCGTGGCGCTACATCGACTTGGCTTCTCAGATAGTCGACCGCATCATTCTGCCATTTGGCTTCATCGCCTTCACTACCGGCATCGTTACTCTGGGCCGCTTTTTT GAAGGGCCCGGTGTATTCGGTGGATTGGCTCACTGGGTCAAGGGGGGAGTCTTCTTCTGGCTGGGGCTCTTCACTTTGGGCAGGTGGTCCGGCAGCTTCGGCCAGCTCGGCTGGGCTTGGAATGCGCGACCACCACCTGTCCGGCACCAGCAATGGAGCCAGTGGCGTCCATCGGCCGAGTTTGTCGAGAGCGCCCTGATTTTGTTTTACGGCTCCACAAACATCTTTCTCGAGCATCTTGGTGGTTGGGGTGGCGAGTGGTCAGCTCAGGACTTGGAGCACATGGCCATTACTGTCTTGTTCATCGGAGGCGGATTG TGCGGGATACTAGTTGAATCGACACGCATCCGCGATCTTTTGAACACGACCGTGACCGACGCTCCGCCGGCTGAAACGTCACCCGATGAGGAGCGCCAGCTGCGAATCCCGCCGACCACGTATGGGTTCTCTCTGAATCCGATACCGGCACTCGTCATCTTGCTTTTGGGCTTTATGATGAGCTCCCACCACCAGTCGACCATGATCTCTACCATGGTTCATAAGCAATGGGgcaatctcctcctcggtgctTCCTTCGCCCGCGGCCTGACCTATGTTCTCGTATatctccgcccgcccaagTCAGTTCTGCCGTCCCGCCCCCCCACAGAGCTATTGGCATCATTTGGGCTCATTGCAGGCGGTATCATCTTCATGGCGAGC agTTCTGACACGGTCGACGGGATGATTCACTATGACCTCGATGCGATGTTCATGTACACGGTGACGATGGGTATCGTGGGCATACTGATGGCGTGGGAACTTGTGGTTCTCGCCATCAAAGGCTGGGCTACCCGTAAGGAACGGCAAACTGTGCCACGCTTTGCCTATGCTTAA
- a CDS encoding uncharacterized protein (COG:S~EggNog:ENOG503P10J) — MASRHLASLPPVERLSPACIRILGGNPGKFTLQGTNTYLLGTGRQRILVDTGEGRHAWLESLKRTLESEAATVQTALMSHWHTDHTGGIAQLLSLVPDVAVFKSDPAPDQSPIKDGQVFRVDGATLTAVHTPGHTTDHVVFILEEEDAMFTADNVLGHGTAVFEDLLVYLASLSKMQTLFSGRAYPGHGPVVEDGPSRIAEYLAHRRQREQQVLEVMSSNASAWTVMDIVKVVYRDTPESLHAAAHGGVVQILDKLQREGRVAAAGDEWRLVGDRPAL; from the coding sequence ATGGCAAGTCGCCATCTTGCTTCGTTGCCGCCTGTCGAGCGCCTTAGCCCGGCGTGCATCCGCATCTTGGGGGGGAACCCAGGCAAGTTTACGCTCCAGGGGACCAACACCTATTTGCTCGGCACGGGAAGGCAGCGAATCCTCGTCGATActggcgagggccgccaTGCATGGCTGGAGTCGCTCAAGAGGACCCTCGAGTCCGAGGCGGCCACTGTTCAGACCGCCCTCATGTCCCATTGGCATACCGATCACacgggcggcatcgcccaATTGCTGAGCCTTGTCCCAGACGTCGCCGTTTTCAAATCGGACCCGGCACCCGACCAGTCGCCCATCAAGGATGGCCAGGTCTTtcgcgtcgacggggccaCACTCACGGCGGTGCACACGCCAGGCCACACAACCGATCATGTGGTCTTCATCttggaagaggaggacgccATGTTCACCGCCGACAATgttcttggccatggcaccgccgtcttcgaggaTCTCTTAGTCTATCTTGCCAGTCTTTCCAAGATGCAGACACTTTTCTCAGGCCGAGCGTATCCCGGCCATGGTCCGGTCGTTGAGGATGGGCCctcgcgcatcgccgagtaCCTTGCCCACCGGAGGCAACGCGAACAACAGGTTCTAGAGGTCATGTCTTCCAATGCGTCGGCTTGGACCGTCATGGATATCGTCAAAGTGGTGTATCGGGACACCCCAGAAAGCCTCCACGCAGCCGCCCATGGAGGTGTCGTACAAATATTGGACAAACTGCAGCGCGAGGGTcgtgttgctgccgccggtgacgaaTGGCGTCTTGTTGGCGACAGGCCTGCGCTTTGA